A region of Roseobacter litoralis Och 149 DNA encodes the following proteins:
- a CDS encoding inner membrane-spanning protein YciB, which yields MKEEKTINPILKQVLELGPTILFFLIYLKIKEDVFVIGGTEYTGFIVAALIFVPILLVAMGILWALTGKLSRMQVFTAFMVIFFGGLTAWFNDERFFKMKTTIVYGLFAVLLGIGLMQGRSYLAYVMSELMPMRDEGWMILTRRLCAAFLALAVANEIVWRTMSTDAWVKIETFGFPVALMAFLMWQFTSLQSYMIDEDSTDET from the coding sequence GTGAAAGAAGAAAAAACCATCAACCCAATACTCAAACAGGTGTTGGAATTGGGGCCGACCATTTTGTTTTTCCTGATCTATCTCAAGATCAAGGAAGACGTTTTTGTCATTGGCGGTACTGAGTACACCGGCTTCATTGTCGCGGCTCTGATCTTTGTGCCGATATTGCTCGTTGCGATGGGCATACTCTGGGCACTTACGGGCAAACTAAGCCGGATGCAGGTGTTCACGGCCTTCATGGTGATCTTCTTTGGCGGGCTCACTGCCTGGTTCAACGATGAGCGTTTCTTCAAGATGAAAACGACCATTGTCTATGGTCTGTTTGCCGTCCTGCTGGGGATTGGTTTGATGCAGGGCCGCTCGTATCTGGCCTATGTCATGAGCGAGTTGATGCCAATGCGCGATGAGGGCTGGATGATCCTGACCCGTCGCTTGTGCGCCGCATTTCTGGCGCTGGCTGTGGCGAATGAAATTGTCTGGCGCACCATGTCGACAGATGCATGGGTCAAGATCGAAACCTTTGGCTTTCCCGTAGCCCTCATGGCGTTCCTGATGTGGCAGTTCACGTCGCTGCAAAGCTACATGATTGACGAGGACAGTACCGACGAGACCTAG
- the purD gene encoding phosphoribosylamine--glycine ligase has product MNILILGSGGREHALAWAVKQNPKCDRLIVAPGNAGIAGIAECASLEIEDGGAVARFSDENAIDLVIVGPEAPLAAGVADRLRDAGISVFGPGLDAAKLEASKAFTKAICDAAGAPTAAYAHFTDRAAARAYVEAQGAPIVIKADGLAAGKGVIIAQTVDEALDALDDMFGGSFGDAGAEVVIEEFMEGEEASFFMLCDGETVLPIGTAQDHKRVGDGDTGPNTGGMGAYSPAPVMTPEVTQAALEQIVQPTMTEMMRRGTPYQGVLFVGLMIQNGAPRLVEYNVRFGDPECQVLMMRLGAQALDLIQAAAEGRLDEVQVNWADDHALTVVLAARGYPGSYEKGSVIGGLDGFKEDSKHMVFHAGTTRKDGQYTASGGRVLGVTARASSLAEAREQAYGMVDQIDWPEGFCRRDIGWRALD; this is encoded by the coding sequence ATGAACATTCTTATTCTCGGCAGCGGGGGGCGTGAACACGCTCTGGCCTGGGCGGTCAAACAGAACCCTAAATGTGATCGCCTGATCGTGGCCCCCGGCAACGCAGGGATCGCGGGGATCGCCGAATGTGCGTCCCTCGAGATCGAAGATGGCGGGGCCGTCGCGCGCTTTTCGGATGAAAACGCCATTGATCTCGTGATCGTCGGACCCGAAGCCCCCCTCGCAGCGGGTGTTGCTGATCGCTTGCGGGATGCAGGCATTTCGGTTTTTGGCCCCGGTCTTGATGCAGCAAAGCTCGAAGCATCAAAAGCCTTCACCAAAGCCATCTGCGATGCAGCCGGTGCGCCCACGGCCGCATATGCCCATTTCACCGACCGGGCTGCGGCACGGGCCTATGTCGAAGCACAAGGCGCACCGATTGTTATCAAGGCAGACGGTCTTGCAGCAGGCAAAGGCGTGATCATCGCCCAGACGGTCGACGAGGCACTGGACGCGCTTGATGACATGTTCGGCGGCAGTTTCGGCGATGCAGGCGCAGAAGTCGTGATCGAAGAATTCATGGAAGGCGAAGAAGCGTCCTTCTTTATGCTGTGCGATGGCGAAACCGTGCTGCCCATCGGCACGGCGCAGGACCACAAGCGTGTGGGTGACGGCGACACCGGCCCCAATACCGGCGGCATGGGCGCCTATTCCCCTGCCCCGGTGATGACGCCAGAGGTAACGCAGGCGGCGCTTGAGCAGATCGTGCAGCCGACAATGACCGAAATGATGCGGCGCGGGACACCCTATCAGGGTGTGCTCTTTGTCGGCCTGATGATCCAAAACGGTGCGCCGCGTCTGGTCGAATACAACGTGCGCTTTGGCGATCCCGAATGTCAGGTCCTGATGATGCGCCTTGGCGCGCAGGCGCTGGATCTCATTCAGGCCGCCGCCGAAGGCAGGCTGGATGAAGTGCAGGTCAACTGGGCTGATGATCATGCTCTGACGGTCGTGCTGGCCGCGCGCGGATATCCCGGAAGCTATGAAAAAGGGTCTGTCATCGGCGGGCTTGACGGTTTTAAAGAGGACAGCAAGCATATGGTTTTCCATGCTGGCACAACCCGCAAGGACGGCCAGTACACCGCCAGTGGCGGGCGGGTACTTGGCGTTACGGCGCGCGCTTCATCGCTCGCCGAAGCGCGAGAGCAGGCGTATGGCATGGTGGATCAAATCGACTGGCCGGAGGGGTTTTGTCGCCGTGACATTGGCTGGCGGGCACTGGACTAG
- a CDS encoding FG-GAP repeat domain-containing protein, translated as MKAWARRLLARRLLCFVRRALPVLCFLQGVAEASEAIVSADYAGPTQRYAHAVLGDGVEHETLVITLANGDIRRFKLPVTSVFEDTHPRIVDLDADGSPEVIVVESDQSSGARLVIYDASGFVTATPYIGTRFRWLAPLGAADIDGDGYVEIAYVDRPHLAKTLRIWRYQSRQLSEIASLGGVTNHRIGERDIAGGIRQCDGFPEMILARADWAELQAIRYSDGLFETRRLGTDTSRGAFASALSCAN; from the coding sequence ATGAAGGCGTGGGCGCGGCGTCTTCTGGCGCGCCGCCTGCTCTGTTTCGTTCGCCGCGCGCTGCCAGTGTTGTGCTTTTTGCAGGGGGTGGCAGAGGCGTCCGAGGCAATCGTTTCGGCTGACTACGCAGGTCCGACGCAGCGATATGCCCATGCGGTCCTTGGCGATGGTGTTGAGCACGAGACGCTCGTCATCACGCTGGCCAACGGGGATATCCGGCGTTTCAAACTGCCGGTGACATCGGTTTTTGAAGATACGCACCCCCGGATCGTTGATCTTGACGCAGACGGCTCGCCCGAAGTCATCGTTGTTGAAAGTGATCAATCAAGCGGCGCGCGGCTGGTTATCTATGACGCCTCTGGTTTTGTAACGGCTACCCCCTATATAGGCACCCGTTTTCGCTGGCTTGCCCCTTTGGGCGCCGCTGATATTGACGGGGATGGGTATGTTGAGATCGCCTATGTTGACCGCCCCCATCTGGCGAAAACACTGCGCATCTGGCGCTATCAAAGCCGCCAGCTTAGTGAAATTGCATCGCTTGGCGGTGTCACCAATCACCGCATCGGAGAGCGCGATATTGCCGGTGGCATCAGGCAATGTGATGGCTTTCCGGAAATGATTCTCGCGCGTGCAGATTGGGCCGAATTACAGGCCATCCGGTATAGCGATGGCCTGTTTGAAACACGACGTCTTGGGACGGACACCTCACGCGGCGCGTTTGCCTCCGCTCTGTCTTGCGCGAATTAA
- the xseA gene encoding exodeoxyribonuclease VII large subunit has protein sequence MDLLDDPTPGQNTPEFTVSEISGAVKRTLEGEFGRVRVRGEVSRVIKARSGHMYYDIKDDRNQLSCTTWKGQVARLSVIPEEGLEVVVTGRITAYGAQSKYNMNVDEVAVAGKGALMALLEKRKKQLEAEGLFEASRKRPLPYLPEIIGVVTSPTGAVIRDILHRLRDRFPRKVLIWPVAVQGEKCAPEVAAAIAGFNALVPGGALPRPDLIIVARGGGSVEDLWGFNEESVARAAAASDIPLISAVGHETDTTLIDFVSDKRAPTPTAAAELAVPVRHELIAWVEQQDARMRQALSQGLTRRDQRLRDVARALPRPDSLLESPRQLVDTRGARLAPALMSGVQRRKIRLADVSGSLRPAMLTRAVQAEDRQLKEKARRLQPALLRALATRKEQLETRVRRYRPAVLEQDYRRKKQHFEDVVQRLGKVGEQNLDAARRKLDALGRLNETLSYKATLARGFAVVRSDGAVVTDSKTAKTASSLEIQFADGRVTVGGKTASKKSAGKPPEQGSLF, from the coding sequence ATGGACTTGCTTGACGATCCCACACCGGGTCAGAATACGCCCGAATTTACGGTCAGTGAAATCTCCGGTGCGGTGAAACGCACGCTGGAAGGAGAGTTCGGCCGCGTGCGGGTGCGTGGCGAGGTCAGCCGCGTGATCAAGGCGCGATCGGGCCATATGTATTACGACATCAAGGATGATCGGAACCAACTGTCCTGCACCACATGGAAAGGACAGGTCGCCCGGCTGAGCGTGATCCCCGAAGAGGGGCTCGAGGTGGTCGTGACGGGGCGCATCACCGCCTATGGCGCGCAGTCCAAGTACAACATGAATGTGGATGAGGTGGCTGTTGCGGGCAAGGGCGCGTTGATGGCGCTGCTGGAAAAGCGCAAAAAGCAACTGGAGGCGGAGGGGCTTTTTGAGGCGTCGCGCAAACGTCCGCTGCCCTATCTGCCGGAAATCATTGGGGTTGTGACGTCGCCGACCGGGGCGGTGATTCGGGATATTCTACACCGCCTGAGGGACCGCTTTCCGCGCAAGGTGCTGATCTGGCCCGTCGCCGTTCAGGGTGAGAAATGTGCACCCGAGGTTGCGGCTGCCATCGCGGGGTTCAACGCGCTGGTGCCTGGAGGGGCCTTGCCGCGCCCGGACCTGATCATCGTGGCGCGCGGCGGCGGATCGGTCGAGGATCTGTGGGGGTTTAACGAGGAAAGTGTCGCGCGGGCGGCGGCGGCGTCAGACATTCCACTGATCTCGGCGGTGGGGCATGAAACCGATACCACGCTGATCGATTTCGTGTCTGACAAACGTGCGCCCACACCCACAGCTGCGGCTGAATTGGCCGTGCCGGTGCGCCATGAGCTTATTGCATGGGTCGAGCAGCAGGATGCGCGCATGCGTCAGGCGCTTAGTCAGGGGTTGACCCGCCGGGACCAGCGTTTGCGCGACGTGGCCCGCGCCTTGCCGCGCCCGGACAGTTTGCTTGAAAGCCCGCGTCAACTGGTCGACACGCGCGGCGCGCGGCTGGCCCCGGCGCTGATGTCCGGGGTGCAGCGGCGCAAGATACGTCTGGCGGATGTCAGCGGGTCACTGCGACCGGCGATGCTGACGCGCGCTGTGCAGGCAGAGGACCGGCAGCTCAAAGAAAAGGCGCGCCGTCTGCAACCGGCCTTGTTGCGCGCGCTGGCGACGCGCAAAGAGCAACTGGAAACAAGGGTGCGGCGGTATCGCCCGGCAGTCCTTGAGCAGGATTATCGACGCAAGAAACAGCATTTCGAGGATGTGGTGCAGCGGTTGGGCAAAGTGGGTGAGCAAAACCTCGATGCGGCCCGCCGCAAGCTCGATGCGTTGGGACGGCTGAATGAAACACTCAGCTACAAGGCCACGCTGGCGCGCGGTTTTGCAGTTGTGCGATCGGATGGGGCCGTGGTGACAGACAGCAAGACCGCAAAAACGGCCAGCAGTCTGGAAATCCAGTTCGCCGATGGCCGCGTGACAGTGGGCGGCAAGACCGCGTCTAAAAAGTCAGCGGGCAAACCACCGGAACAAGGCTCGCTGTTCTGA
- a CDS encoding 2Fe-2S iron-sulfur cluster-binding protein: MAKITYIEHGGTEHVVEVANGLTVMEGARDNNIPGIEADCGGACACSTCHVYVDPAWIEKLPGKDDMEEDMLDFAYQPDPARSRLTCQLKVTDALDGLIVQMPEKQI, translated from the coding sequence GTGGCCAAAATCACCTATATTGAACACGGCGGGACGGAGCATGTTGTTGAGGTCGCAAATGGCCTGACGGTCATGGAAGGCGCGCGCGACAATAACATTCCCGGAATTGAGGCCGATTGCGGTGGCGCATGTGCCTGTTCCACATGTCATGTCTATGTTGATCCCGCGTGGATCGAAAAACTGCCCGGCAAGGACGATATGGAAGAAGACATGCTTGATTTCGCCTATCAGCCTGACCCGGCCCGATCCAGGCTGACCTGCCAGCTCAAAGTGACGGATGCGTTGGACGGTCTCATCGTGCAAATGCCCGAAAAACAGATCTGA
- the ftsY gene encoding signal recognition particle-docking protein FtsY → MAFFKKLKDKLFKSSSKIDEGLEAIVDDGGVAETVDVKPPAVAAEEVEAAAQVVRPEEAHIEVLSAPSDDRALEPDPIEQAAVDEGPADTTVEALDPPEAPVTYSPEPEPEPEPEPEPEPEPEPEPEPEPEPEPEPEITPEPVALDKSDAPQAEADETDVQPADDPFVMPRSPAPIASDLSEPTPVAADKPGLLGRLMGRSAPAIVVRRTLDDDMLEQLEELLIAADMGVDTALRVVANMAEGRVGKKLSVQEIKELLASEIAQIMEPVAKPLPLYPRTPQVVLVVGVNGSGKTTTIGKLASQFRAAGKKVVIAAGDTFRAAAVEQLQVWGDRAGVPVLTAPEGSDPASLAFDAMVKAQQDGADLLLIDTAGRLQNRTDLMEELAKIVRVIRKKDETAPHNTLLVLDATTGQNALNQVKVFSDISDVSGLVMTKLDGTAKGGVLVALADKFGLPIHAIGVGEQIDDLDAFDPEDFADALMGLERG, encoded by the coding sequence ATGGCGTTTTTCAAAAAACTCAAAGACAAACTGTTCAAGTCGTCGTCCAAGATTGATGAAGGACTAGAAGCAATCGTTGACGATGGCGGGGTCGCGGAAACGGTTGACGTAAAACCGCCCGCCGTTGCTGCGGAAGAGGTGGAAGCGGCTGCGCAGGTCGTGCGCCCCGAGGAGGCGCACATCGAGGTGTTGTCAGCACCTTCTGACGACCGCGCGCTGGAACCAGATCCGATTGAACAGGCCGCCGTTGACGAGGGCCCAGCGGATACGACGGTCGAAGCGCTTGATCCGCCGGAAGCGCCGGTTACCTATTCTCCAGAGCCAGAGCCAGAGCCAGAGCCAGAGCCAGAGCCAGAGCCAGAGCCAGAGCCAGAGCCAGAGCCAGAGCCAGAGCCAGAGCCAGAGCCAGAGATCACACCCGAGCCGGTCGCGTTGGACAAGTCTGACGCGCCGCAAGCTGAGGCCGATGAGACAGACGTTCAGCCAGCGGATGATCCGTTTGTGATGCCGCGCTCACCTGCGCCGATTGCGTCTGATCTGTCCGAACCAACACCTGTTGCAGCAGATAAACCCGGTTTGCTGGGCAGGTTGATGGGGCGCTCAGCGCCTGCCATCGTGGTGAGACGCACGCTGGATGACGACATGCTGGAACAGCTCGAAGAATTGCTGATTGCGGCGGACATGGGCGTGGACACAGCCCTTCGTGTCGTAGCCAACATGGCGGAGGGACGGGTTGGGAAAAAGCTGTCGGTTCAGGAAATAAAAGAGCTGTTGGCCTCCGAAATTGCGCAGATCATGGAACCCGTGGCAAAACCCTTGCCGCTCTATCCACGCACACCGCAGGTTGTTCTGGTCGTGGGTGTGAATGGCTCTGGTAAAACCACCACCATTGGCAAACTTGCCAGCCAGTTTCGCGCGGCAGGCAAAAAGGTTGTCATTGCAGCGGGGGATACCTTTCGCGCAGCGGCAGTTGAGCAATTGCAGGTTTGGGGGGATCGCGCAGGCGTGCCTGTGCTGACGGCTCCGGAAGGGTCTGACCCGGCGAGCCTTGCCTTCGATGCCATGGTCAAGGCGCAGCAAGACGGTGCAGATCTGTTGCTCATCGACACAGCAGGCCGGTTGCAAAACCGGACCGATCTGATGGAAGAACTGGCCAAGATTGTCCGCGTTATCCGTAAGAAGGACGAAACGGCACCTCATAATACCCTGCTGGTGTTGGATGCGACGACCGGGCAGAATGCGCTTAATCAGGTCAAGGTGTTCAGCGATATTTCGGATGTTTCCGGCCTAGTGATGACCAAACTGGATGGGACCGCCAAGGGCGGCGTGCTTGTGGCGCTGGCTGATAAATTCGGCCTGCCGATCCATGCGATTGGTGTGGGCGAACAGATTGATGATCTTGATGCCTTTGACCCGGAAGATTTTGCGGACGCATTGATGGGGCTGGAGCGGGGGTGA
- a CDS encoding EamA family transporter codes for MTDWLISIEGTEAGHRLALWLAILAAFLHAVFGALQKGRHDPWISRGAIDFSYMVMAAPFALFVVPWPEPHMWPIFVGAWVIHTLYKILQAMAYTRGAYTVVYPVVRGTGPLFAVIGAYLIFGETFTIIQWAGIAVLLAGIFGLAIYNMVYLVSERDTLHAALGLAVITGLFVALYTTYDAYGIRATANPFTFLAWFFLIDGFFMPILAARRWLGMAADARPELPPLMVRGVTGGFIAFFSFGSIMLATRLDKVGEAAVLRETSTVFAAVIGWAFLKETVGPRRIALMALIALGAVIVEVGG; via the coding sequence ATGACAGACTGGCTGATCTCCATCGAAGGTACCGAAGCAGGCCATCGGCTTGCCCTTTGGTTGGCCATTTTGGCGGCGTTTCTGCACGCAGTCTTTGGTGCTTTGCAAAAGGGCAGACATGATCCGTGGATATCGCGCGGGGCCATCGACTTTTCATATATGGTAATGGCGGCACCCTTTGCGCTTTTCGTCGTGCCTTGGCCGGAACCGCACATGTGGCCGATCTTTGTCGGGGCATGGGTAATCCATACGCTCTATAAAATCCTGCAAGCCATGGCCTATACACGGGGTGCTTATACGGTTGTCTATCCGGTTGTGCGCGGTACAGGGCCGCTGTTTGCGGTGATTGGCGCCTATCTGATCTTCGGTGAAACATTCACCATCATTCAATGGGCTGGGATCGCGGTGCTCTTGGCGGGGATATTCGGACTTGCCATCTACAATATGGTTTATCTGGTGTCCGAGCGTGACACGCTTCACGCAGCTTTGGGCCTGGCGGTGATCACAGGGTTGTTCGTGGCCCTTTATACCACCTATGACGCGTATGGAATTCGTGCGACCGCCAACCCCTTTACGTTCCTTGCGTGGTTCTTTCTGATCGATGGGTTCTTCATGCCGATCCTGGCCGCACGCCGCTGGTTGGGCATGGCAGCGGATGCGCGCCCCGAATTGCCACCGCTCATGGTACGCGGCGTGACCGGCGGGTTTATCGCTTTTTTCAGCTTTGGCAGCATAATGTTGGCCACTCGGCTCGATAAAGTCGGTGAGGCGGCCGTACTGCGTGAAACCTCGACGGTTTTTGCAGCCGTTATCGGTTGGGCGTTCCTCAAAGAAACGGTCGGCCCACGGCGAATTGCGCTTATGGCATTGATTGCGCTGGGGGCCGTGATAGTTGAGGTTGGTGGATAG
- a CDS encoding NAD(P)H-dependent oxidoreductase subunit E: protein MALDTSDKTPEKGVWKSGKGKGRRYTKGRQLQDTAWDEVRALLGDAPRRADLLIEHLHKIQDTHGCLSAAHLRALAEEMRMSMAEIYEVATFYAHFDVVKEGETPPPALTIRVCDSLSCELAGAQELKAALENGLNPGEVRVLRAPCMGRCDTAPVLELGHAHIDHATPEKVTAAIAAGDTHVHIPSYETFSDYVAEGGYETLKTLRETGDWEKVQEDVLASGLRGLGGAGFPSGKKWGFVRANPGPRYLAVNGDEGEPGTFKDRYYLERVPHLFLEGMLIAAWAVEAETAFIYMRDEYPAVLEILAREIKALEEAGIVTPGYIDLRRGAGAYICGEESAMIESIEGKRGMPRHRPPFVAQVGVFGQPTLVHNVETLHWVTRICREGPEVLSATEKNGRKGLRSYSVSGRVAQPGVYLLPAGSTITDIIEAAGGMADGHLFKAYQPGGPSSGILPASISDVPLDFDTLQPLGSFIGSAAVVVLSDKDSARAAALNMLRFFEDESCGQCTPCRVGCEKAVKLMQADQWDTGLLEELSTAMVDASICGLGQAAPNPIRMVMKHFPEEI from the coding sequence ATGGCACTCGATACGAGCGACAAGACCCCCGAAAAAGGTGTCTGGAAGTCTGGCAAGGGCAAAGGGCGGCGGTATACGAAAGGTCGCCAGCTGCAGGACACCGCTTGGGATGAGGTTCGCGCGCTTTTGGGCGATGCGCCGCGCCGTGCCGATCTGTTGATTGAGCATTTGCACAAAATTCAGGACACCCACGGGTGTTTGTCCGCCGCCCATCTGCGTGCGCTGGCTGAAGAGATGCGCATGTCGATGGCTGAAATCTACGAAGTCGCGACGTTTTATGCGCATTTCGACGTGGTTAAGGAAGGCGAAACACCGCCACCGGCCCTGACAATTCGTGTTTGCGATTCCCTGTCGTGCGAATTGGCGGGTGCGCAGGAACTGAAGGCCGCCCTTGAAAATGGCCTGAACCCGGGGGAAGTCCGCGTGTTGCGCGCGCCCTGCATGGGGCGCTGCGACACGGCGCCGGTTCTGGAACTGGGTCATGCCCATATCGATCACGCCACGCCGGAAAAGGTCACTGCTGCCATCGCGGCGGGCGATACGCATGTGCATATCCCGAGCTATGAGACATTTTCCGATTATGTCGCCGAAGGCGGATATGAAACGCTGAAAACCCTGCGCGAAACCGGCGATTGGGAAAAGGTCCAAGAAGACGTTCTGGCCTCAGGGCTGCGCGGATTGGGCGGTGCTGGCTTTCCCTCTGGCAAGAAGTGGGGCTTTGTGCGGGCCAATCCGGGGCCGCGTTACCTCGCGGTGAACGGGGATGAGGGCGAACCCGGCACGTTCAAGGACCGCTATTATCTTGAGCGCGTGCCGCATCTTTTCCTTGAGGGCATGTTGATTGCCGCCTGGGCCGTCGAAGCCGAGACCGCGTTTATCTACATGCGGGACGAGTATCCTGCGGTGCTGGAAATCCTTGCGCGTGAAATAAAAGCGCTGGAGGAGGCCGGGATTGTCACTCCGGGTTACATCGACCTGCGGCGTGGTGCTGGTGCCTATATCTGTGGTGAAGAAAGCGCGATGATTGAAAGCATCGAGGGCAAGCGCGGCATGCCACGACACCGTCCGCCCTTTGTGGCGCAGGTTGGTGTCTTTGGTCAGCCTACGTTGGTGCATAACGTCGAAACCCTGCATTGGGTGACGCGTATTTGCCGCGAGGGTCCGGAGGTTCTGTCGGCAACCGAAAAGAATGGTCGTAAGGGACTGCGCAGCTATTCAGTCTCGGGACGGGTTGCGCAACCCGGCGTCTATCTATTGCCAGCAGGCTCAACAATTACTGACATTATCGAGGCCGCAGGGGGCATGGCTGACGGCCATCTGTTCAAAGCCTATCAACCTGGTGGACCATCGTCGGGCATTTTGCCTGCATCAATCAGTGATGTGCCGCTGGATTTTGACACGCTGCAACCGCTTGGCTCTTTCATCGGATCCGCGGCGGTCGTGGTTCTTTCTGACAAGGATTCCGCGCGGGCGGCGGCGCTCAACATGCTGCGGTTTTTCGAAGATGAAAGCTGCGGGCAATGTACACCATGCCGGGTCGGATGCGAAAAAGCAGTCAAACTGATGCAGGCGGACCAGTGGGACACCGGGTTGCTGGAAGAGTTGAGCACCGCAATGGTAGATGCATCAATCTGCGGTTTGGGTCAGGCGGCACCGAACCCCATTCGCATGGTAATGAAACACTTCCCCGAGGAAATCTGA